The Gopherus flavomarginatus isolate rGopFla2 chromosome 4, rGopFla2.mat.asm, whole genome shotgun sequence genomic interval ATGAGAGGACTAGCATTAGGATACATTTTATGGTCTTGAGCAAGTAGACATCcctgtgcaaaatgggtgtaaTAACTAATCTCAAAGAGGAGACTTGATATTTCTAAAGCATTCGGCTATCTAACCTCAGCTGCAAAGGTAACATTAATTGAAGTAAACTGGCAGTTATTAATTTGAATTATCAATAGTAATGGgttgggtttattttttatttagtaTTCAGATCATTTGTTTTAATTTGATCAACATTACTCCAGTTAATAAACCATTGAGAAGTCTCAACAAGAGTGAAGTGTTGTTCATACCTACACAGCAACATTCCACAGTGTAGGACAAAACTGTAACCATTCGTTTTTTAATGTGGAAAGTTACAAATATGTAAGGTTATCAGAAAATAAAGTAAATGAAAACTGAACAGGAACAACAACTTTAATGAGTTGACATGATCTCATATTTTAAGCATTTACAAAATGTTTACACTATTATGTAAGTGGTCGAGTCAAAACTAACAGTGGACTAGCGGGAATACAAAGTCTGAGAATCTGAGATATGATGGTGGTAGTTTCGATTTGAATACTAAGTAGACATCTCATTGCAATTCAGTACAATATCAATATGTGTAAAACcattattttaaaacatcagtAAGTTTACTGCTAAAATAATAAATGTCAGATCTCTTGGACTTCTAGTCAAATGTGTCTTTCAGTTTTTTCTTCAGACACATATTACTCTCTAATAATATTCACAAGCTATTTTAGATTAGAAGTTAAATTGTACAAAGATTTTCAGAAACAAGTGCATAAAGTCCTCACTTAACATAATCAGACAGATGTTTGTTTGTAGTTCTTGGTATCCAAGACTTTTTTCCCACACATTGAGCAGATGCCTAAAAATGAAGAATAAGGTGTGCAAGTCATATTAAGAGTCTTGTTTGGGTAAATTTCTTTTCAAAGATTTTCATGGCTGTAAGTCTTTATAAAGAATCTCTTCCAAAAAGCTGTTAAACAGGAAAAGTTGATGGATGAATAGAATGAGCTCTCATTCTCAAGTTGTTTGTGTATGCTCTTGATTTTTATAGGAAATTGCAAACTATGCAGTAGCGATATTACAGCTGCTAAAGCAGTTTATGTCTCAACGATACAGCTACACTATGGGTAAATCACTAACATTTAAAATATCAACATATATAACTaatataattagggctgtcaaacaattaaaaataattgcaattaatcatgagattaaaaaatagtcacaattaatcgcagttttaattgcaccgttaaaaataatagaaaaccaatttaaatttattataaatatttttggttgtttctctccattttcaaatatattaatttaaattacaacacagaatacaaaatgtacagtgctcactttacattattttttattacaaatatttgcactgtaaaaaagatatacaaaagaaatagtatttttcaattcaactcatacaagtattgtagtgcctacaagtcgaagcatgaagggtcatACTAATGTTTAggacatctggcatgtaaataccttgcaacgctggttACAAGAATGtaatgcaaacacctgttctcactttcaaaggACATTGTaagtaagaagcaggcagcattaactcccgtaaatgtaaacaaacttgtttgtcttagtaaaaacaaagaggagtccttgtggcaccttagagactaaaaattttttgggcataagcttttgtggaatataacccacttcatcagatgcatggagtggaaaacacagtagcaggtataaatatacagtacatgaaaagatggaagttgtcttaccaagtggggggtcagtgctaacgaggccaattcatttaggatggatttggcccattcccaacagttgacaagaaggggtgaatatcaactaCAAGttctgcactttcacaataaaaagattgcactacagtacttgtatcagATGAATTGAAACATACtgttttttgtttatcttttttgcaAATGATTGTAATAAAAGTAATcgagtgagcactgtacactttgttttcTGCGTTGCAATTgaaattaatgtatttgaaaatgtagaaaacatccaaaaatatttataatacatttaaattggtattctattattgcttaacagtgtgattaaaactgtgattaatcatgacttttaaaaaaaatctagttaatttgttttgcgttAATCGGTTGccaaactgcgattaattgacagccctaaatatAATTACAAGTCTGCTGTAAACAAATAAGAGTTAGGAAGTTTAGAGTCAGGAATGGAGTATTAACTCACCCCTGTGTGTGCCCAGCTCAATGGTATGGAAACACTGTTGTATAGACCATAATGGATGCATTGCAATGGTCTGCTTCTTTGTGCTACTGATTTGATCTTTAACTTTTACTTCTTCTCAGTTTCAGCTTAGTGCAAGTCTCATTTAGTAAGTCTCCTTCAATAAAATTAGCATTATCCCTCTACTGACTGTGGCATAGTTGCTCCATTTGATTGCCACAAATTGCAACTGGGTTCATGGGAAGTCAGAGTCAATCACAAAGACAGCCACTGACATATGCACTCTTCAGGAACCACCATCACTCAATTCTCTCACAAACTGGGTTCCCCTCTCTTCCTTTTGTGCTACACAGCCAGAATCAGAGGCCTTGTGAGGCTTGTATGCTCCAGGCACCTAAAGATAACTTCTTTTGGTGTGAGACTATTAAATATAAAGTAAAATTTCAGACTATATGGGAAAACTGTagcaaaggtgtaacaagatccaatggctggaaattgaagctagacaaattcagactggaaataaggtatacatttCTAACAGTAAGGTTAATTAACCGTTGGTACACTTTAACAATGGTCATGATGGAGCCTCCTTCACtgggaatttttaaattaagactgcATATATGCTCTGGGGCATTCTGGGGTGGAAGTTTATGACctgcattatacaggaggtcaaactagatgatcattatggtcccttcttggccttagaatctatgaatctataaatgaaTTTCAAACACAATCACATTATTTTATATTAAGAGAGATCATGAAGTTGCTCAGCAACAGCAACCTTCAATAATGGTTTTCCATAAACCTACCCAGGTAAGCTTGAATTATTCTTCAGCTCTACTATTTTTGATGCCTAAAATTAAAACAAGTGGAGTTCCATTTGTGCACTAAATTTAagctgggatggggaaggaaaagTCATGCTACATAAATCTCACCTTTTTTATAAGCACATCCCTGGCAGTAGTGAGACCCTGGCTGATGAACAGAACTCTTACAAATCCGGCATATTGCAAATTTGTTCTTCCCATAAGGATCAAATCTaggatgaaaaaaataaaatattccacaCATCAGACGTTCATGTAAAAGCAACAGGAGAAAATACTCCCATCTGCCTCATCATGATAACTGCAAAACCATTGAATTTGACGTGACTATGAAGATACAATGTAGAAAGACTGGCCTAGGAGAGAGACGTTCAAAGAGTCCTAAGGCCAAATATGGCAAATGGAAGCTAATAATATAGCCCACTGCACATCCCTGCAGTGTGTAGACAAAGCTGATCAAATACAAGTCTTTATTTGTAAACTATTAATGATAGAATATTTTGCACTTTCACACCTTTCACCTATGGTCTCTAAGCACTTTGCAAAAAGTGAATTAAGCCTCAACACTCCGATGAGGCCAAATCTATCACACTACTTTACAAGTGGATAAACAGGCACTCAACGGTTTCTCAGTGACTCATGGTCTCACAGGAAGTCCTGTGAGACGCAACAACATGGGGGTGGCCTGCAccctctgagcctctccccatgccccaactctgatccccctcccactatgcaaacccctcagtcccaacgcagagcaccctcctacagcCCAAACTCCTCAcccgcagccccaccccagagcccacacccctaccccaattttgtgagcattcatggcctgccatacaatttctattccccaatgtggccctcaggccaaaaagtttgcccacgctGCAataacagaacccagatctcccaattCCTAAACAATATCAAATCCTTCCTCTCCAAATCTAAAATAAGACATGAGTGCACAACTCTGCAGATATATGTAAGTTTACGGTGGACTTAAGCATTGCAAAGTTTGGGCAGTTGTATTTCTGTGTTCTAGGAAGAACACAGCAGTACAAGATGAATCTGAAAATGCATAtgtttgtttacaaatatttatagCATCATAATATTGCACGGTCTTTGCCTCAAATAGCTTGCATTCTATCAGACAAATAGAATGAGAATTGTATATCAGTTTTAAAAATTACCCAGAAATACATAAAAAAGTTTGTACTGGGGCCAAAACTTGTATGAGACCTTTATTCTTATCTGAGTAAAGTTACAATTGCAATACTAACCTGGCCTTCTTTGAAGTCAGTGCCTTATTTTCATTTAGTTTTCGTCCGCCACTTTCTTTATGGAGGAAAGATAAACTGACTAATATCAAAGTTATTTGTAAAAAGCTTATTtactaaattaaaaacaaaagacacACCCAAATGCCCCTCCCAGGCTTGATCaaataagggggaaaaggttCATTCAAAACAAGAGCCCAGAAACGTCATAAGTCTTGGAAGTCCAATACAACACACATTGAGTTCTCATATTACTACTGCTATACACTAAATGTAGCGGAAGTGCAATATATTATAAACAATGAAAAGttatctacagcagtggttctcaaagacGGTTtgccacttgtttagggaaagcccctggcggccaGGCCAGGTcggcttgtttacctgcagcgtcaaGACAGTGTATGAAAACACAACACTTAGAGGATGCATACTTAATATTTTGTACATTTACAGAAACTTCCATCAGAGAATCTCTACAATATATGAATTCTCATTTCTATTGTACAGTTAATTTGATACAGGTTTTGGTCAAGGAGGAAAGAATGGGAAAAGGTCTGGTTCcttttcctattgacttcaaagcaTTACTACGTAAAGCCCCAGGTGGGTGGACAACAGCACTGCACAGAACTCACTGCAAAATTGAGGTGCAAAGTAAAACGTAGAGGGTAAGTGAACTAAAGCAAATAAATGGGTGGAAAAAATGAATACAAGGTACCCTAAGGATTAAGATGTGAGACGACAGGACCTCTAAGTCCATGTTTACACACGTCATTATTTCGTACTGCAATATAGTAGAAATACATACAACACCATAGAAGATCAAGCTAATTACATTCCCAGTAGACTGAATTATCATGGGAAAAAATCTGACTAAAACGAAGGGCAGAAGAGGGAGACGAGCTTATCTACTGACATCTCTTTGTGTAATAAGAGAAAAAATTCTTCCTCAGTGAAGTAACTCTTTAAATGCAGTACCTGTAGTGTTTCTTGCTCCATCCTTCCATGTGTCAGGTGTAATCACAGTGCCAAGTTTCTTCTCACCTATAACAGAACATACACAGGGTGCGGGGGGGAAAGAGAACTAGACTAGTTCTCATTAAGGTCTCTACGCAAATGCTGCTTATTACTACAAATGTTATTAAATATGTATTTCTGGAGTCAGTGCTCAGCAAGCTCCCCGTCAGAAGCCAGGCTGTGCTTGGCCTCTATAGGTTCCTTTCGTGAGAGAGGCCTGTTCACCCACAGAAGCAATGGCACAGGATCAGGACGTAAGGCGAGAGCAGGGAGAGCCAAGAGGCAGCGGTGCGAACATCGAGGGGCCGCCAAGCAACAGGTGCGCCACACAACCTGGGCAGTTCAGCCCATAGCTGTGCCCGTCTCGGTCCCCACCTACTagccagggaaggggggggggagtggagatGAGGCCCAGCCCGCAGGGGAGACCTGCCCCCGCGGGTCTACCAGCTGCTCAGAGAGCGGGGAAGGAAAGCGGACAGCGGGGAGGCCGCTGGGCACCCTGCCCCTACCGGGCCGGGGGGCGGCGGAAGGGACAAGACAGTCTCGTGATTGAGACCCTCAGCGGGGGTTCAACGCGCGCTTCCAGCGCAGGCTCCGGGAGGGGGCGGTCTCAATGCCGACGCGCTAGCGGGAAGGGCTGcgcggggggggaagggaaggggaggctgCCCGCGGATACTCACACTTCTCGCAGACCATGCTGAGCCGGAGCCGCGCAGCCGCGGGGAAACAGCTGCAGTAAAAACGTAAACAAACCTCCACTTCCTACATCCGCTTCCGGCCTCCGCCTcgccctccccccacatacagCCTATCGGCTTACCCAAATCACATAGCCCGTTAGCCTGATTGGTCCCCACCACCTGTCAATCTCAACCCTTGTTTCCTCTGTATTGAGCGCCGCGCGGCTACCGACGCAGAGACTAGAAAGAAGGAGCAGGTGAGCCCCGTGACCTCTGACCTCGCGTTCGGCGTAGCCGCGCCCACTGCCTCATGGGTAAGACTCAGGTAAGAGGAATACGGCCTTaccgccacccccacccccacccggcTGCTCCCCCCAATGCCTCTCCTCCCgcggcttctccccccccccgccggatTCTCCTCCAGTCTCTCTCCCCcccgtctctctctccccccccccccccgccgctggCTTCTCCACCCgctgcttccccccctcccccgcgccGGATTCTCCTCCAGTCTCTCTCCCccccgtctctctctctcccccgccgCCGGCTTCTCCTCCCGCTGCTTCCCCCCGTCTTTCTCCCCCTGCAGGCAGCTCCCCtgttggtctccttcccctggtaGGCTGCTCCCCCACCTGACTCCTTTCTTCCATAGCAGTGCTTCTGTATATCCTGATGTCAACATTTCCCAACCTAGTGCTAAAAATTTCCCAAATCTGGTGAAAAATTTCCAGATAAAGCTTTTTACAGTGTTTCTGTATTTTGAGAAATTTCCCAGAACCTGGgaatttgtgagtaaaatgtttcaacttgggaaattgggaattttcattcaaaacattttactcAAAGAGTCCCAGATtgtgggaaatttcccaggatatagaacaggggtaggcaacctatggcacggtgccaaaggcagcacatgagttgattttcagtgccactcgcactgcctgggtcctggccaccggtccagggcgctcttcattttaatgtaattttaaatgaagcttcttaaacattttaaaaaccttgtttacttcacatataacaatagtttagttatatattatagacttatagaaagagaccttcgaaaaatgttaaagtgtattactggcacggcaaaccttaaatcagagtgaataaatgaagactcagcacaccacttctgaaaggttgccgacccctgatatagaagCACTGTTCCATAGGCTGCTGGGCCTGCTGCTGACCAAATTTGAGGGTGAATCCTGGACGCATGCCGACTGAGGCACCTTGCACATAGGCTAAGAAGAAAGCAGGTCGTGACATTTTGCCTCTCTGCAAATTGTCTGATGGCACAAAGCCTGTGGTGCAGACTGTCACTGCCTGGGGATGCAAACATCGGCATGGCCCATGCATCAGATGTTGTAGCAGGAAGCATTATCACAATCTGTTGCGAATTACAGGTTGCAAAGAATAGTACAGAATAATAataacccttcccctccccagtgtaTCTTGCAAGACTGTGTAATTGGATTCTCCATATATCAGAAAATCAGGAGAGGGTGGGCTGGAGAGTTAGGTTCTTGAGTTTCTTTTTGGTTGTATGTAGTAAAGGTTAAATCTTAGTTATTTGAATGCCCTTCCTCCCAAACAGCTACAAATTTAAGTTTACTAGAAGTGTATAGTTAAGGATGAAGATTGCATCAGCTCTTTAAAAGGTTTCCATCaatttataatttatatttttcTATGGCCCCATGTTTTAAAACTTAAAATTatgaaaatgtatatttttttcaaatcttttcttttttgtgctGTTTGATTACTTTTTGTTTACGCTGTGTGTGCTTTTGTTCACATGGAGAATGAAAATGCtgagtttcatttttgtttgtatGTATTTTCTCTTTGTGCTCAACCATGGGAACCAGTATACAGTGTTGTTGCAAACACTTCAGAGGAATGTTGTGTataaaaaaatcatcaaaaatgTTCCTATTAGTTGTCTCAAAATCAAATTAATCAGCAGTGAATCAGCATCATCTAGGCTGTGTGAGTATTCAGTTCAGCCAGCTTTTGAACCATTGGGTAACCAATTTTGAAGTATTTTATTGCTAGCTTTTTAATTCTGAAACTTTTTGGGAATGAAACATAACGATTGCTCTTAAACTGAGTTTTCTATTTTAGAACAGCACATAATTTATCTTACTATGCATTCTAaccaggaaaaatatttttccttcctcTTAAACCTTTCAGTAGTTAACTACAATAATGTTGTTTGCTTTATTGTAGGTGGATATTCAAGATAGAACACCATGAAAGATACAGAAATAAAGAGACTGCTGTCTGCCAACGTTGTCTCTGTTTTGTCCATTATCCTAACAACTACTGTTCCACCTCTCTTCTTGGAGAACTTCTCAGTTTTGGGAACACACCTTATCTGGTTGTGCATCTGTTCTATTTGTGTAACTACTGTAAATATAATCTTGTATATAATACTTAAACCAAATCCATCTTCTAAGAGAATTTCATTTGCTCACAAGGTAAGATTTGTGTAGTTAGCTTAATGTCAGTAGCTTTGAGGGAGGTTTGACTGTCTTTTTACTGGAAGAATCATCTTGGAAAGTGAAAGGACAAAATACATTCAGGTGCTTGGTTGTCAAATCTTGGCCTTTGTAAATGATCTGAGTAAATGTGTATTACCTTTTGAAACGAGTTTTCCAGTATTTTCATCAGTGTTAAACATTCTCTTCTACTGAAGTTTTCAGGGGGGAGCATTACTGTActctaactactagaccccactgccttcccagagTCAGGTAGAGGACCCAGGAATCCTGATGCTGCCAACTCCAGTCCAGCTGGGATCTTTCTACCTCTGACACTGTCAGCGAACCCAGGGTTCCTGGCTGAGATAAGTCTTACTGTGTTTTCAAGAACTGGTGGTTTATAGCCTAAGACTGTGATCCTCCAATAAGCTCCACGCTGGCAGAAGTCTGTGGGACTCTGTGAATGCAGAGGTCTATATACACACAagtcactgcaggatcagggcctaagccaGCATTATGGAGAGGTTTGTTCTCCTCTGCAGTTAATAGTTGTTAAGGCCATAACAATAatttgagaaagaaaaagagtgaaatcctggaagtgggtttttttttttaatcaagcccATAGAAATGAAGGTAAAGCGTGACAAAATTAATTGGGAAAGTATTGGAATGGATAGTTAAGGTCACTTGAACAACCAGCCAGCTCCCACAGGCACTGCAATTTCATAGAAGACACTATAGTATTACATTTTGCAGGTGAGGTATTGGGAATGTGAACACCAAGAAATTAATTTTAACATGGGGGTCTGGACCAGTACCCAGCAAGCCCAGGATCGGGGAAGCACAAAGGCATCTTGACACTACCTTTCTTCTGTACCTCAGGTGCTGAGCCAAGGAATTAGACTGCTGTTGTTAAGAACTTGAGGATGGTCAAATAGCTTGACAAGGCAAATATCTTGAAAGCAATAACATAGCGTGTTAGGTGACATTGATTTATTTGATAAGGGCAAAAAATAacacaaaaattatttaaaaaaacccctttCTAGGGTTTGTgacttgaacaaaaaaaacaactaaaaacTTTACATGGAGCTTGAAACTTAACTAATGTTGGACTTTTCCTTTGTGACTTGAGTTGAATAGAACCGCTCAGCTTTGGGTGGtgcttttttaatcaaaactgctCATCAAACTCCCACAGAAGAAAAACAGGTAACAAATGAGTACCATCTAAATTGTTATAAAATtaatgatatatttttaaaaatattatgtacatcagcggttctcaaactgcgggttGGGACACCAAAGTGgatcatgaccccattttaatggggtcgccagggatggcttagacttgctgggtcccggggccaaagcccaagcccgaaggcttcagccttgggtggcagggctcgggttacaggccccctgcctggtgctgaagctcttgggctttggccccctaGCCTGAggaggtggggctttggctttgccaTCTCCATcccccagggtggtggggcttggacaGGCTCAAGCTTCTTTCCCCCCTCCTGGGATCCTGTAGTAAGTTTTGTTGTCAGGAGGGGTTGCAGTcctatgaagtttgagaactcctgttacaggattcaagtatcagaggggtagccgtgttagtctggatctgtaaaagcagcaaagaatcctgtggcaccttatagactaacagaggttttggagcatgagctttcttgggtgaatacccacttcctcagatgcatgtagtggaaatttccaggggcaggtatatatatgcaggcaacctagagataatgaggtagttcaatcagggaggatgaggccctgttctagcagttcaggtgtgaaaaccaagggaggagaaactggttctgtaattggcaagccattcacagtctttgttcagtcctgagctgatggtgtcaaatttgcagatgaactgaagctcagcagtttctccttgaagtctggtcctgaagtttttttgctgcaggatggccaccttaaggtctgctatagtgtggccagggaggttgaagtgctctcctacaggtttttgtatattgccattcctaatatctgatttgtgtccgtttatccttttccgtagcgactatccagtttggccgatgtacatagcagaggggcattgctggcatatgatggcgtatattacattggtggacatgcaggtgaatgaaccggtgatggtgtggctgatctggttaggtcctgtgatggtgtcgctggtgtagatatgtgggcagagttggcgtcgaggtttgttgcatggattggttcctgagctagagttactatggtgcagtgtgcagttactggtgagaatatgtttcaggttggcaggttgcctgtgggcgaggactggcctgccacccaaagcctgtgaaagtgtgggatcattgtccaggatgggttgtaggtccctgacgaagcgggtattcacccacgaaagctcatgctccaaaacgtctgttaatctataaggtgccacaggactctttgctactgtTACAGGATTGTAGAAAGTTAGATACCCATTTCTGAAAGTGGCACTGTCatcttgaaatctagtcagttttaaaatgtagttGGAGTCAAATATAGTTTTATATATTATGATGTCTGAGTGTCTCTgccaagttttaaaatattttgtttattttttaatcttcctTGGTACTTTGTGGAAGATGCATTCGAATAGAAGAAGCATAAAACAAAGTACCTGTCAGAGCTGCACGGGAAAcaaactgggaaacattttttttcatgttttccttCTCAGTCATAGTTATTGTAGGTGTTATTTGTAATAGTACTACAGTAGGTAAAACACATTTTCAAACTGaagtgtgattttatttttttaagctgaTGGTGCTTTAAAACACTAAACACAGGAAAACTTGTATATTAAATGATTAGTTTCAACAGTAGCCCAATGTAATAACTTCATTGGCATGTTTCCAAGGCAGGCATAGTGGAAACTGTTGATAAAATGAAGAATATATATTGCTTAATGTGCTGTTTATAGACCATTATCCTGATATTTTAGTGTTATTTTTTTTAGGTAACCAGATTTCTAAAATGCTGTGTGTTCTTCTTCATATCATGTATACTGTTTCATGGAATTATCGTTCTTTATGGAGCACCACTAATAGAGTAAGTCTGAAAACCCCATCTTCACCTAAAAGCTTTAAAGCTCCTTAGAAATATTGGTTAAAAGGCTTTGGATTAAATTCTGGCCCAAacgaagtcaatggcaaaattcccgtTGATTTCAATAGAGGCAGGACCTCACTCATTGTCTATACATTTTGAGGCAGGCACTAGTAGGAAGTAAAAACAGACAGCTGACCACGTGCCTTTTACTACATGCTCATTCTGTTTTATAATCTACATGGGAAAATGATGGAGAAAAAAAACTGCATGAGAAAGTttcagtacagtag includes:
- the CRIPT gene encoding cysteine-rich PDZ-binding protein isoform X1, encoding MVCEKCEKKLGTVITPDTWKDGARNTTESGGRKLNENKALTSKKARFDPYGKNKFAICRICKSSVHQPGSHYCQGCAYKKGICSMCGKKVLDTKNYKQTSV
- the CRIPT gene encoding cysteine-rich PDZ-binding protein isoform X3; translated protein: MVCEKCEKKLGTVITPDTWKDGARNTTESGGRKLNENKALTSKKARFDPYGKNKFAICRICKSSVHQPGSHYCQGCAYKKAFWKRFFIKTYSHENL
- the CRIPT gene encoding cysteine-rich PDZ-binding protein isoform X2 translates to MVCEKCEKKLGTVITPDTWKDGARNTTESGGRKLNENKALTSKKARFDPYGKNKFAICRICKSSVHQPGSHYCQGCAYKKGHALTFFGGSLGSSIFLF
- the CRIPT gene encoding cysteine-rich PDZ-binding protein isoform X4 is translated as MVCEKCEKKLGTVITPDTWKDGARNTTESGGRKLNENKALTSKKARFDPYGKNKFAICRICKSSVHQPGSHYCQGCAYKKGTWMEA